TCTATCTGCAACGAAGCCGTTCAGGAACCGGCCGCAAGTTATTCCCATATAGAAGAGCGATGCAAACATTGCTGCAGTCTCTACGTCGACTCCACGATACTCGACGAGATAAGTACTTGCCCAGAGTCCCGTAGTTGTTTCAAGGGCACAGTACCCGAAAAATGCGATCAAGATAGAGGGAACGCCCTTGATCTTCACTGCTTTAGCAATAGTCAGTGGCTTCGAAGTGCTTTTTCCGGAATCTATCAAATCGATTTTCCCGTTCTTCCATTTCTGCAAAGTGGCGAACAGAATCATAGTCAACATGATCTGAATAACTGCAACCGTTGCGTACCCTCCCCGCCAACCGAGCCGTGTTCCGAGGGAAAAGCTCATAATATACGGACTGATGGATGCCCCGACTCCCCAGAATGAATGAAGCCAGCTCATATGCCGCGAAGCGTAATGCAAGGCGACATAATTGTTGAGGGCCGCATCGATTGCTCCGGCACCCAGGCCGTAAGGCACCGCGAAAAGGCAGATGATAATGAAAGACTTCGACAAGGAAAACCCAAGAAGAGCCACCGCAGTCATTGCAACGCTTATGGAAGTGACAAGTCCCGTTCCCAATTTTCGCGTAAAACGGTCTGACATGAGACTGGCAGCAATCGTACCACCAGAAATAATCATGGAGACAATACCCGCAAACGACAGTGGAACGTTGAATGAATCCTTCATAGCGGGCCATGCAGAGCCTAGCAACGAATCTGGCAAGCCAAGACTTACAAATGCGATGTAGATAATGACTAGCAAAAGCGAAAACATATGCACCCTCTCAAACTCGATTGAGTCATTTAACAATACTTCGCCGGTATTTGCGAAGACTTCGCTACTATGAAGAAATCGCGGTGAACGATTCCAGCTTCAATTAACTGAATTAAACTCAAGAAGTGTGGAAACCCTTATTGGGATTGCCCTTTTCATTATCAAAGTTCACACGTTCATCTTAGGAATTATCATATCTCAATTTCGTGCTCATGCGCGGTTATATTGAGCTGAATGTCATTCTTGTGCTCCGCGGTTGCAATGTATCTCCATGTCTATTCTGAAAAATCAGTTTGAGAGCTGATTATCATCGCAAACCGCAAGAACAAGGGAGGGCAAAGCCCTCCCAATGAATTACAGTTCTGAGCTTTTTTAGTCGAGCAGGTCTATAACTTCCTGTGGAAGTTCGCCTATTGCTTCGAGATTAGTCTTGTTGTATACATCTACTAGGTTCGCCTTCACTACCGGGTATACTCTGCTTACGAAGTAACCCTGGGCGATTTCAGTGTTGCCGAGATACCACTTAATGGCTGCGTTGACTGAATTCTCTCCCATTTCAATACAGTCGGCCTCTGCGGCTCCGATGATCGGGTTATCCGGGTCTGCGATGTACTGAGCTCCAGCCTTTCCTCCCAGGTCGGGTGCTGCCACAATGACCTCACCGAGCCTGCCAAGAGAAAGAACTGCTTCAGCAGCGCCAGTGGCAACTCCCATCATCCAGGTTCCCCACATGGCATCGATTTCGGGATACTTCTGCAGTAGACCAATAGCCAGATCAAAAGACTGAGATGGATCTGTGAAACCTGCCTTGCCGACTACCTTTATGTCCGGATACTTTGCAAATGTATCTTCCGCACCCTTTAGCCTCATAACGTTTGTCCACTGTTCCAGGGCAAAGTAGATAAGACCGACTTCTCCCTTGTAACCCATGGCGTAGGCAAGGATTTCTGCAGCTGCAGCGCCCTGGCCATAACCATCGGCATCAACGAGACCAATATAGTACTCTTCGTTCTGAAGTCCTGCAGGAGTTGTCCAGTTGTGAAGCTGAGGAACGCCCGCTTTAGCAAGTTCGACGAATGAAGGGCCTAATGTCACTGCTTCCCAGGCCTGCGCAACGACGAAACCAATGTCATCGGCCTTTCCTGCCAGGGTAGTTACCTGGTCGATCTGATCGGCTATTGAGTTGGAACCCATG
This window of the Mesotoga infera genome carries:
- a CDS encoding MFS transporter, with amino-acid sequence MFSLLLVIIYIAFVSLGLPDSLLGSAWPAMKDSFNVPLSFAGIVSMIISGGTIAASLMSDRFTRKLGTGLVTSISVAMTAVALLGFSLSKSFIIICLFAVPYGLGAGAIDAALNNYVALHYASRHMSWLHSFWGVGASISPYIMSFSLGTRLGWRGGYATVAVIQIMLTMILFATLQKWKNGKIDLIDSGKSTSKPLTIAKAVKIKGVPSILIAFFGYCALETTTGLWASTYLVEYRGVDVETAAMFASLFYMGITCGRFLNGFVADRFGDRKLIRYGIVVMTVGVVMVGTPFNTEVALLGLIVIGLGCAPIYPSIIHATPSNFGKKNSQAIIGIQMASAYSGTTFMPPLFGLIAGNLSIGFYPVYLTMFALLILIMTESLNRTVDSNSTMGKLRP